Part of the Nodosilinea sp. FACHB-141 genome is shown below.
CACTATCATTAGCAGGGTTAGGAACAGAGTCGAATAGAGAATAGTGTCAGTCACGCCGGACCATGCAAAGCTACTTCTCTAGGGTACGGAATGTTGCATCATTCAGGTAGGCCTTGCACTCCTAATTCACCGATGCGGAGCAGAGTAGACTGGGCTTTGAGCGCAGGCCGGCCGGATTGGATCGCCCATATAGGTTTTCCAAAATTCGGCCAGTTCCTCGGCTTGAAGCCGCCAGTCAGGATTAAGACGGTACATGCGACGAGGACGACCCCGGCCTTCTACCTTTTTCCAGTAGCCGTCAATAGCATTTTCGTCCTCCAAAAACTTAAGTGCTCCGTAAAGCACCGTATCTGATAGACGATAGTGGGGATACTGGTGGG
Proteins encoded:
- a CDS encoding PadR family transcriptional regulator is translated as MKFEDIYQFFEDPPPIYLNKELAVCYVLSVLLQQDSYGTELIQRLTHQYPHYRLSDTVLYGALKFLEDENAIDGYWKKVEGRGRPRRMYRLNPDWRLQAEELAEFWKTYMGDPIRPACAQSPVYSAPHR